One Hermetia illucens chromosome 4, iHerIll2.2.curated.20191125, whole genome shotgun sequence DNA segment encodes these proteins:
- the LOC119655066 gene encoding uncharacterized protein LOC119655066, with protein MISSYPIFWSFSPYMQCQAPCFSPAWAMVSPPNCQQYFPPGGYQDPGAKVSRRRVIFEETFNEPPMNEYGRENVKSEGLSSFSGNTMRAQRLMQKVGSSRVSPPDTQAMPVLRGLAPRYPFGCLPQQFRAPPNPTVPLPRPLPLCGCFGPCRPPMPFILVPLM; from the exons ATGATCTCGTCTTATCCGATCTTTTGGTCATTTAGTCCATACATGCAGTGTCAGGCGCCG TGTTTTTCGCCAGCTTGGGCGATGGTTAGCCCACCAAATTGTCAGCAATATTTTCCCCCGGGTGGATACCAAGACCCGGGAGCAAAGGTTAGCAGGCGACGCGTTATTTTTGAGGAGACATTCAATGAGCCACCAATGAACGAGTATGGTCGTGAAAATGTTAAATCCGAAGGACTGAGTTCATTCTCAGGGAATACGATGAGAGCTCAGAGGTTAATGCAGAAAGTTGGGAGTTCTAGAGTTAGCCCACCTGATACACAAGCAATGCCTGTGTTGAGGGGTTTAGCTCCTAGATATCCTTTCGGTTGTTTGCCTCAGCAATTCAGAGCACCCCCTAATCCTACCGTTCCGCTGCCGAGACCTTTACCCTTATGTGGATGTTTTGGCCCATGCAGGCCACCTATGCCATTTATATTGGTTCCTCTTATGTAG